GGTAAAGTACAGTGCCGCGGACGGACGGGGCGCCGAGAGAGAATCCGACCTTAGCGTGTCGATTCTTGAATCCGCGAAGCCGCTGGTCGAGCCGCTGGCGGTCACCGCCGTGGTCGGAGTCCCGATGCGTATTGCTGTGGCGGACGCCATCTCGGGGGTGGGCGACCGCATCAAGATTGCGCTTGGCAAGCAAGATGTAGACGGGCTCGCAGCCGAAGTCCGGCAAGACCCTGCCGAACTGGTGGTCACGGCCAAGCGCGCCGGTTCGTTCCCGGCGCTCACCTACGAGGTGACCTCGGGTGACTCGTTCGCCGCGGGAGTAGTCCGCGTCACTGCGGTCGTAGATGCTCCCGCCGCGGTGGTGGCGCCACCGATCCGAGCATTCGTCAGCCCGGGCACGGACACGCAGATCGACATCTTGGCGGTTGTGCCGAACCCGGGCGGAACCGCGGTTGCATTGACCGGCGTGGCCGAAGCAACGGCGACGCCGGAAACCCTGAGCGCATCCGGAATCGACGTGCAGGCGTTCGACGGTTCGAGCGTGCGGGTGGCGGCAGACTTCGCGGCTCGATCGCCCGCGTACGGGGAGGTGGTGCAGGCCGGATCGTTCACGTATTCGCTGGTCGCCACGTCGGTCACCGGCCGGTCCATCCGCCTGCAAGGCAGCGGAACCGTGTACCTGACAGCGCCAATAGACAACCCAACGCTGATAACCCGGACCGATACAGTGCAGATCGCGGCCGGGCAGACCGCGGACGTTTCGGTGCTGGACAACGACATGGCTGAACCCGGCGTGAGCATCCAACTCGACCCGCGGCCGCGTGGGCGCAGCAACACGGTCGATTCGGGCACCGGGCTACTCGCCTTCGCCGCGGGATCCGTCGTTCGGATACTGGCGCCACTAACGCCCGGAACCTACACCGTCCCTTACTACGCCTACCCCCGCGGCTACCCGGCGAAAGTGGTGCAGGGAAGCATCGTGGTAACCGTGCGCCCCGCCGGGGGGCAATCGGCGCCCGACATCACTCGCCTGATCGGTCAGGTGTCCCTGGGCGGAACAACCACGATCGCGTTGCCGGGAGCGGGCGGAGACCCGGACGGAGACGAGACGTACCTGGCGGGCGTCGAGGGCGTCGATCCGCAGGTCGCGCGGGTCGAAATTGACGAGGGCCGCAGGTCGCTCACCGTCGAATCGAAGCAGAACCTGGCGGCAACACCGGGCGGCAGCTCGCTTGCTCCCATCCGTTTCACCGCGCGCGTGGAGGGCGGCAGCAAGGTGGAGAGCGTGCCCGTGGTGGTGAGCCGCGTCGGCGCCGACGCTACCACCGTGGCCTTTAACGATTACCGGTACGAGGCGCAGGGTTCCCGAATCGAAATCTCGCCGCTCCAAAACGACGTGTGGCCCGGCGGCCAGCAGGCGATTCTGCAGAGTGTTGAACGGGTCGATACGGTAGCCGACCGCTCGGCGGGTGGGACGACTTTGAGATACACGCCCGTCGGCGATCTGACGCAGGATCGCCAATCGTTTGCGGCAGAAGTCTTGGCCGGCCGCACGACCTACCGGTACACGGTGGTGACGGGGATCGCCGATAGCACCGGCGATTTCGATCCCGCCCGCGAACGCGGGGTGCAAACCGGTGAGGCCGAGGCCTACGTGGTGGTTGAATCCGTGCACGACAGCGTCCCGCAGTATCCGCGCGTGCAAGACACGTACGTTTCCAACGCGGCGATAACGGGGACTGATCCGGTGGATAGTCGCCCCCGATTCACTGTGGATGTCATTACCGACAAGGTCACACCCGCGATGAACGGACGCCGCATTGCGGTGCTGACCGCGTCGCAAGCGCAGGGCTCCACCGATGGGGTCCGCATGGTCTCTGGCACGCTCACGGCAGCGGCGTCGGTAATCGCCTTCGAACTCGAATCGCCAATCACCGCAGGGTCCGACTATCCGGTCGTCTCCTACGGTTTTGTGCGCGTTCCCGCGGCCGACTCGTTGCGGCCGGAGCGTCGCAATCCGCAACGAACCTTCACGGTCCGCGAGGGCGGGACGCTCAAGATCGACCTGGCCGAGGAGATCGTTACCATACCCGGGCAGTCACTGGAGCTCGTCTCCGCGAGCCCGAGCGGCGTGCGCGCCGCCGCGTCACCGCCGGCTTCGTGCGCGGTCAACGGCACCACCCTCACCTACACGCCCGGGACCGGTTCCGCGGCCGTCAGCGACGACTGCACGGTTACGGCCCGGTGGCGGGGAACAATCGATAGCGCGACCACGCTGCGGTTCGCGATCACTGTCGTTTTGATCGACGAGCCCCCGGCCTTCACGCAGTCGCAGATACCGTTGGTGGTGCGCCCCGGCGGCGACGCGAGCGAGCGCGAGATCGACCTAACTCCCTACATCCGATGGGAAGGCGCGAGTGGGCAAGCCGACCGATCCCAGCTTGCGGTCCGGCTCACCGGTGACCCCGGGGACGCCATGGTCGTTGAGGGCCACGGGCGGACCGTAGCCGTCACTCATCTCGAAAAGGATGCCCGCCCGCAGGTGGTGCGGATGCAAGCCGAGCTTTTGCGGGACAATAAGGGCTTTTCGCCAGCGGTGACAGTCTCGATCGTGATCGAGGTGAAGCCCGCTGCAGGAACCGGACCCATCACGTTCGCGGATGCGACCGTCAACCTCAGGTTCGCCGGGTTCGATCGGATTGTGCAGGCCAACTCCGATGTGCTCGACGATATCGTGCGGCCGGAACTGGAATCGCGCTATTTCGGTTGGGACGGGGGGGCGGTGCATTTCGACACGTCTTCCTGCAAGGCGGCCTCCGCCGCGCTCACGTGCACCGATCTCGGTGAAGGTCGAATAGGTATCACGGTTGACCCCGGCACTGAGGAGTCCCCAACGCCATCATTTGCGGGGGTGCGGGTCAGGTATTCGGCCACGGATTCGAGCGCGGCGTCCGGGCGCACCGTGAACACCGGCAGCGGATTCGTGATCCTCTCGTACGACGGGGTGCCGAGCCCCCCAAAGGTCGCGTTCGTGGCTGCAACCGCCACCTCCGTCACATTGCGGGTCGCGGCTAACGCCCGGGACAACGCCGCAGAAATAACTCGATGCCGGCTAAGTTCGTCCAGCGGGCAAAGCCGCGAGGGCCAGGCAACGGGCGGCGAGTGCGAGATCACGGTCAGTGGTCTCACGGCGGGCAAGCGCATTCGATTCACAGGGCAGGTGAGTTTCGGTGCCGGATGGTCCGCGCAGTCGAGCGCCCTCGAGGCGTGGGCCTATGCCGCCCCAGCCAAACCTATCGTCACTTGGAAGCCCGTTGCTGGGGCGGAGGCGGGCCTCGTCGATCTCAACATCGTGCAGGGCGATGACGGCTCGACGAGGCGGTTCGAGGTCTACCGGCAAGATGGGACTCGCGTTGCCGGCACCATGCCCAACAACGGTTCGGCACGTGCCGTGCGGCTGCGCGCGGTGAGCGCAGGCGGGGAGCGCATCGAGGTGCGGGCGATCGGCGACGTGCCCAACGCCGCCGAATCGCAGGAACCCGCGCAGGCGTCGGTGGAGATCGAAGTCTACGGGGTCCGTGACGCCGACATCACTGCATTCCGCCAGGTCACGGCGGCCGACAAGGTGTCGGCAGAATCGTTCAGCGCCCAGGTCAAGATCGCCGGATCAGCGGGCATCAAGTGGGCCATTACCACCGCGGCGACGTGCGTGCCCGACAAGGTCGCCACCGCCGCCGACAATTCGGATACGGTGAACCTCGAGGGGATAAGCCCCGCGGGCGGACTGGCGGCCAATGCCGCAACGCAGGTGACATTCTGCGCCGTCGCATTCGACGCGAGCCCCCTGGCAAGCAAGCCGGGCCTGACATCCGCGCCGAAGGATAGATTCGGTGGCATCCAGCGGCAGTCCCTGCAAGCTATCTCCCTCGCGATCAACACCGATACCGTGCAAAACACCCTGAAGTACGACATCGTCGAGCGCGACGGAGGGTATGCGGTCGAACTCAACAGGACGTCCTATTCTCCACCGGGGTCGGCGGTCGAATTGACGCCAATTCTTGTGGCCGACCCCGGCGAATACGTCGTCAACGGATCGGTCGAGTATCGGGCGAAAGTGAGGCTTCGCTACAAGGACCAGGTATTGCCGACCGAGTACAGCATCGGTTCGGTTGCCACCAACAGGCGCTACATACCGGGCCCCGTTCAATGGCCCGCGCTGGACGCCGGGGAGTCTTGCACGCAGTTCCAAATCGCGCCGCCGACGCTCACCAACGCGAAGACCGCCCACTGGACCTGGTCCATTGCCTCGGACCACGGTGAGCCCGACGTGACCATCACCCAGCCGGGCAGCTCGGTCCAGGATGGGCTTGTGGAATTCGGTGCGGCGCACGCGGCGGGGGATTATGTTTTTACCGCGACCGTGACGTTCCGCGGACCGATAGGCGGACTCAGTGCGGTCACGCACACGTTCCCGGCCATTGCCTGTGCGGCGGGCGGCGGGTGATGGAAGCACTGTATAGCCGCGCCCGACGGGCCGCACGCGATAGATTGGCACATCGATTTGGGGGCCGACCCCAGCCACGACGGTCGAGGAGGTAGCAAGACATGGCAGTCACCCAGGAAGAGACAGACTGGTTTCGAAGTACGTTCGAGGGGCTGGTAGGCAACATTGAGTCGGTGCTGTTTGGAAAGCAGCACGCCGTCAAGCTGGCGCTCACGGCCATCGTGGCGCGGGGGCATTTGTTGCTTGAGGACGTCCCCGGGACAGGCAAGACCTCACTCGCGCGGGCGATTGCGCGCACAATTTCGGGGTCGACGAGCCGCATCCAATTCACCCCGGACCTGCTGCCCGGAGACGTCACTGGGATGACGGTTTACGACCAAAAGACCGGTCAGTTCGATTTCCACCACGGTCCGATCTTCGCGAATATCGTGCTCGCCGACGAAATCAACAGGGCGTCGCCCAAGACCCAATCCGCCTTGTTGGAAGCGATGGAGGAAGGCAGCGTTACCGTCGACGGGCTAACCCGGCGGCTGCCGCCCCCCTTCATGGTCATCGCCACGCAGAACCCCGTTGAGCAGGCAGGCACATACCGCCTCCCGGAAGCCCAATTGGACCGTTTTATCATGCGTTCCTCGATCGGCTATCCGGATCACACCTCCATGATTCGTATCATCTCCGAGGCGTCCGATCTGCCCGATCCCGAGGCGGTGATCACCCCGCAAACGCTCGTGACGATGGCCGACGTAGCGCGCGCGGTCTACATCGACCCGCTCGTAACCGACTATATCGCGCGAGTCATAGAGGCGACGCGCACGGCGGTGCAGGTGGCGTTGGGAGCATCCGTGCGCGGTGGCATCGCCTTGGCGCGAACGACTCGCGTGTGGGCGGCAAGCCAGGGGCGCTCGTTCGTGACACCCGACGACGTCAAGGCATTGGCGGGCCCGGTGCTGGCACATCGCCTGATTTTGGATCCGGAAGCAGAATTTGATGGCGTGACCACAGACGCGGTCGTAGCCCAGATATTGCTCGACGTTCCACCGCCCCACAAGCACGCGTGAACGAGCGAGAGCACGAGTGACTCCTTCGCGAGGCGCATCCGCCCGGGCGAGCAACTACCGCAGGGGTGACTTGGGCGCGCGCACCGAGAGCCGACAACCCGCGAACCTGCTCTCCCAACCGCAATCCGTGCGGCCGCGGCGAGGTGTCAAAATAGTGCTGCGCGCGGTTGGCGGTGCCAGCAAGTGGCTGGCGCGGGTACTGACTCCCGGCGGATGGTTCGCCGTGGCGGGAAGCTGCGCCGGGATCACGTTGGCGTTGACGCTCGGGTGGGCGGGGGCCGGTGCGGTTGGGTTTGCGTGCGCGATCGCGTTGGCGACCGCCGTGGCGTTCGTCGTCGGGCGGCGCGAATACGGCATCGACCTGGGCGTATTTCGAGTGCGTGTTACGGTCGGCGACAGTGCAACCGGGGCCGTCGTGGTGACGAACGTGGGCGCCCATACCGCACTGCCCGGTCGCGTGGAGCTTCCCATGGGACAAACCCTCGCGGTGATCGATGTTCCGATGCTTCGCCCGGGCGCCGAGCATATCGAGCATCTCGCCTTGCCGACGGCACAGCGCGCGGTCATTCCCATCGGACCAGCGCGCGAGGTAAAGGCGGACCCGTTGCGTTTGTTGCGGATCGAAGGTTCCTGGGAACGGGTGGAAACCCTTTACGTCCATCCGCGCACGGTAGCGGTTCCCACCGGCGAAGCCGGGCTGATACGCGATCTGGAGGGCAGCGCAACGGCCGCGATCACGGATGCCGACATGTCATTCCACGCGCTGCGCGAGTATGCCACCGGAGACGCAATCCGGCACGTCCACTGGAAGGCGACCGCGCACACGGGCACGCTCATGGTCCGGCAGTTCGAGGAGACCCGCCGGGCCCGCATGGGCGTACTGCTATCGCTGCGGCGGGCGGACTTTGCTGACGAGGAGGAATTCGAGCTCGCGGTCTGCCTGGCCGCTTCGGTTGCCGTTGCCGCGCGCCGACAGGGCAGGGACGTTTCCGCGGTCGTGCCGACCCCGATACCCGAGTTCGAGGACGCGGTTCGCCCGAGCCTGCGGACACTGAAATCGACGACCGCGGGCACGCTGCTCGATGAATTGTCATCCGTGCGGGGCGTCGAGCGGGCGGCGCGACTTACGCAGATCACCGAGCTTGTGAACCGTGATGTGCGCGGCATCTCGGTGGCGGTGATGATTGCCGGTTCCCGGGTGCCCCTCCCGGAGCTTCGGACGGCGGCGCTGAAATTCCCGCGCGACGTGGGGGTGCTGGCGCTCATCGCGAATCGGGATGCACCACCGGCAATCCGCGTCCTGCCCGACCTGACGATCGCGACAGTTCCCGTCCTCGAGGATCTGCGGGGAATGCTTGTGCGGGGTGCGAAATCGTGAGCCAATCGCGCGACGGGTGGAGGACTGGAAGCAGGCGCGCGTCCTGGATCCTGGATGCGTGCGCGATCGTGATCCTGCAATCGATCGCCGCCGTGATCTGTGCGCCCGCATACGGCTCGTGGCGGTTTGCGGTCGCGGCCGTGCTCGCAATAGGCGCACCCGCTGCCATCGCAATCATCCTGACCTGGGGAGTGTGGCTGCGGGCCCGCGGCGTGTGGGCGGCGTACGGGATCTGGTATTTGATCACGGGCATCCCGGTGGCAATCGGCTCCGCACTGTGGGACCTGCCAGCCAACCTTGGCTATGGCGCCTCGCAACTACTGACCGCACCGGTAACGGCGTGGAAACCGCTGGTCACGTTGGACGAGCCCCTTGGCGCGTTTGGAACGGTGCTCGTTCCGGCGTACATCGTTTTCGGCACCACCACGCTGTTCGCGGTGCTGGTGGCGGTGCGCCGGCCGCGACTCGTTGGATGGCAGCTTGCCGCCGTCGGCGCGGCATTGGTTTTCGCTATCGGTACCGGGCCCAAGGACCCGGGGGAACTCGTCCTTCATTTCTTCGGTGATGTGGAAGTCGGGCGCGAAGCGGTATGGGGAGCGCTGTGGGCGGCCGCCGCGCTGGCTTGGGCGGCGTGGCGCGTGCGAGTTTCGTATAGATACGCCCAGCGAGTGAACGCGAAAGGACGGCGCAAGCCGCGGCGAAGTGGTGCGATGGCGGGACGGCTGGCGGCCGCAACGGCCATCATGGTGCTCGCCGTTGTCGTCAGTGCGGGGCCTGGCCAGGCGCTGCTGCCCGCGCGATCCGTGGCACGCATGTGGTTCTCTTCACCCACGGTGCAGCCTCCGG
This is a stretch of genomic DNA from Rarobacter incanus. It encodes these proteins:
- a CDS encoding Ig-like domain-containing protein — translated: MTLIAGGALIVAAKAQPAKEQVPRSSASSVWVSRDQGSRTGPLYGLLDTSIEELTNIQPALSTFPKWIVQGATATVLVGGDRYLPVDPALPPALSDETTLLALGVVIEQVQVAGEYVALLDDAGNAYAGTVAELSRGALGTQLNSAAAGGADGESAIAVSVTDQGVFSALTSTKELLQFDSKQTPSVVNRSELAAFEPPASEDTAVSLATFGEHWAALVANPGGQTQALWLDDVRLADDLPEQTLLGTSDTAESVLLAGPEGLASVSADGLGPFDGSVRAGVAVAAPRAVSQGCAVAAWVVGTAMVASQCDGSPVALPGAAADPADRVVLRTVGSATVLNDATTGATWILDAAGWTFVASSVEWNNIDRSANNQEILDEADVADPQPPTAPSGENARFGVRPGSVTSVPVLIGATDPNPEDVITIVPGTIEWAGESPFPVPEVGNGNTSIVVDARDAAQGGGTLTFDITDGSAAGGHQVKAAIDVSVHPFTVNEAPREVRIGGEEASSYAIAPDGVLNVDVARYWVDPDGDDVALTVLAPTAGTAVATAANHIVYRPDAEADATTVAVKYSAADGRGAERESDLSVSILESAKPLVEPLAVTAVVGVPMRIAVADAISGVGDRIKIALGKQDVDGLAAEVRQDPAELVVTAKRAGSFPALTYEVTSGDSFAAGVVRVTAVVDAPAAVVAPPIRAFVSPGTDTQIDILAVVPNPGGTAVALTGVAEATATPETLSASGIDVQAFDGSSVRVAADFAARSPAYGEVVQAGSFTYSLVATSVTGRSIRLQGSGTVYLTAPIDNPTLITRTDTVQIAAGQTADVSVLDNDMAEPGVSIQLDPRPRGRSNTVDSGTGLLAFAAGSVVRILAPLTPGTYTVPYYAYPRGYPAKVVQGSIVVTVRPAGGQSAPDITRLIGQVSLGGTTTIALPGAGGDPDGDETYLAGVEGVDPQVARVEIDEGRRSLTVESKQNLAATPGGSSLAPIRFTARVEGGSKVESVPVVVSRVGADATTVAFNDYRYEAQGSRIEISPLQNDVWPGGQQAILQSVERVDTVADRSAGGTTLRYTPVGDLTQDRQSFAAEVLAGRTTYRYTVVTGIADSTGDFDPARERGVQTGEAEAYVVVESVHDSVPQYPRVQDTYVSNAAITGTDPVDSRPRFTVDVITDKVTPAMNGRRIAVLTASQAQGSTDGVRMVSGTLTAAASVIAFELESPITAGSDYPVVSYGFVRVPAADSLRPERRNPQRTFTVREGGTLKIDLAEEIVTIPGQSLELVSASPSGVRAAASPPASCAVNGTTLTYTPGTGSAAVSDDCTVTARWRGTIDSATTLRFAITVVLIDEPPAFTQSQIPLVVRPGGDASEREIDLTPYIRWEGASGQADRSQLAVRLTGDPGDAMVVEGHGRTVAVTHLEKDARPQVVRMQAELLRDNKGFSPAVTVSIVIEVKPAAGTGPITFADATVNLRFAGFDRIVQANSDVLDDIVRPELESRYFGWDGGAVHFDTSSCKAASAALTCTDLGEGRIGITVDPGTEESPTPSFAGVRVRYSATDSSAASGRTVNTGSGFVILSYDGVPSPPKVAFVAATATSVTLRVAANARDNAAEITRCRLSSSSGQSREGQATGGECEITVSGLTAGKRIRFTGQVSFGAGWSAQSSALEAWAYAAPAKPIVTWKPVAGAEAGLVDLNIVQGDDGSTRRFEVYRQDGTRVAGTMPNNGSARAVRLRAVSAGGERIEVRAIGDVPNAAESQEPAQASVEIEVYGVRDADITAFRQVTAADKVSAESFSAQVKIAGSAGIKWAITTAATCVPDKVATAADNSDTVNLEGISPAGGLAANAATQVTFCAVAFDASPLASKPGLTSAPKDRFGGIQRQSLQAISLAINTDTVQNTLKYDIVERDGGYAVELNRTSYSPPGSAVELTPILVADPGEYVVNGSVEYRAKVRLRYKDQVLPTEYSIGSVATNRRYIPGPVQWPALDAGESCTQFQIAPPTLTNAKTAHWTWSIASDHGEPDVTITQPGSSVQDGLVEFGAAHAAGDYVFTATVTFRGPIGGLSAVTHTFPAIACAAGGG
- a CDS encoding AAA family ATPase, which translates into the protein MAVTQEETDWFRSTFEGLVGNIESVLFGKQHAVKLALTAIVARGHLLLEDVPGTGKTSLARAIARTISGSTSRIQFTPDLLPGDVTGMTVYDQKTGQFDFHHGPIFANIVLADEINRASPKTQSALLEAMEEGSVTVDGLTRRLPPPFMVIATQNPVEQAGTYRLPEAQLDRFIMRSSIGYPDHTSMIRIISEASDLPDPEAVITPQTLVTMADVARAVYIDPLVTDYIARVIEATRTAVQVALGASVRGGIALARTTRVWAASQGRSFVTPDDVKALAGPVLAHRLILDPEAEFDGVTTDAVVAQILLDVPPPHKHA
- a CDS encoding DUF58 domain-containing protein; protein product: MLRAVGGASKWLARVLTPGGWFAVAGSCAGITLALTLGWAGAGAVGFACAIALATAVAFVVGRREYGIDLGVFRVRVTVGDSATGAVVVTNVGAHTALPGRVELPMGQTLAVIDVPMLRPGAEHIEHLALPTAQRAVIPIGPAREVKADPLRLLRIEGSWERVETLYVHPRTVAVPTGEAGLIRDLEGSATAAITDADMSFHALREYATGDAIRHVHWKATAHTGTLMVRQFEETRRARMGVLLSLRRADFADEEEFELAVCLAASVAVAARRQGRDVSAVVPTPIPEFEDAVRPSLRTLKSTTAGTLLDELSSVRGVERAARLTQITELVNRDVRGISVAVMIAGSRVPLPELRTAALKFPRDVGVLALIANRDAPPAIRVLPDLTIATVPVLEDLRGMLVRGAKS